The genomic interval CTGATGATGCGAACTGGGTAGTTGTAGATCTTGTTCCCGTAGAAACGCTTAAAAACCCAGTTACCCTGGAACAGGTTAAAGCTGAAGAAAGTCTTAAAGATATTTCCTTAGTCAGACAGGGCCGTTTGTCAGTGATGGAGCTTAAAGCTACTGAATTTGATAAGATCCTGGAAATGGGAAGCTAAGCAGAAATTTCAGCTTTTACCATTTTTTTGCTGGCCAGCAGGCCTATGCTCATCACTAAGCTTGAACCTAATACCACAAGGAACAGGAAAGAAGTGCCGATCTCCGGCAGTCTTAATGACGGAGGTAAATTATAATATAATAAAATACTGATCAGTCCGCGGGGAGCAATGACGCTCTCCGTCCCACTGTTCTCTTTTCTGAATAGCTTTAAATAGATGATCCTGATCAGGTAAATAGTCATCAGAATGAAGACACCGTTCATCAGGGTAATCCCATTGTTCAGTTCATAGATATTCATGGTAAAACCAAAAATTACAAAGAAAAAAGTACGGATAATAAAGGCCGTTTCAGCAGATAACTGATGCAGCTGTTCCAGATCTTTCGATAAATTTTTATAAATAAACATACTTCTGAAATAGAAATGTTCAATTGCGTCGGCATTGTTTAAGAATAATCCAAAAGAAAGTACCAGTACCAATGAAGATAAGTGATAAGACTGGCCTACAGCATATACAAGGATCAGGATGGAAATAATCAGGAAGAATTTAATATGATGAGAGATCTTTCCCATCAAATATAGAAGCAGGATGCAGGAGATGATGGAAAGTATGATAATCAATAGCGTGCTTAGTCCTAATCCTGTGAAAGAAGAAATAGAGATATGTGGATTGGTCACTGCAAAATTGAACAGTATAATTCCCAGAATATCTGAAAATGAGGACTCGTAGATAATAAATTCCTTGCTTTTACCGGTCAGCGCAGCAGCAGAGGGAATGGCAATCGCTGAACTGATGACACTGAAAGGAATCGCATTGGTGAAGCAGCGATAGAAGTCCTGCCCGGTGATTTGGTAAATGATCAGCGTAATTGCGGAAACCGTTGCAGCCAGAATAAAAAAAGCCGAGAGAAAAGCTCCTCTGATCAGCTTATTCTTTTCCCGCTCATATTTTAATTCCAGTGCTCCTTCAAAAACAATTAAGATCAGGCCCACTGTACCCAGTGTTGGCAATACTTTTAAGAAATCGAAAGTTTGAATGTGCAGCTGATCTACCAGAACATGCAAACCAATTCCCAGTAAAAGAAGCAATAGTACGGAGGGGAGCTTTGTTTTGCTCGCTACTAAATCAAAGAGATAAGAAAATATGACCAGTCCGCTCAGAATAATCAATGTAGTGTACGTGGTCATATTATTCGTTTAAATGGCCTGGTTATTCGTTGAAGAATAAAGCCTTTAGTTCAATAGCGTCATTGGCTTTCATTTTGCCGGCTAAGATCAAACGTAATTGTCTTCTTCTTAATGCACCTGCATATAATTCAATCTCATCTTCTGTTTCAGGTAACAGTTCAGGAACAGGAATTGTTCTGCCACTCTGGTCAACTGCTACAAAAGTATAATAAGCTTCATTAGATTTAACACGGGTTCCTGAAGGAATATTTTCAGCCCAGACATCCATACGTACTTCTACAGAAGTATGAAAAGCACGGGTTACTTTCGCTTCAATGGTAATTACATCTCCTAATTTAATAGGCTGTTTGAATGATACATTATCTACTGAAGCAGTAACGACAATCCGGTTACAATGTTTTTGTGCTGAAATCGCAGCAGCGATATCCATCCAGTGCAGTAACCGGCCACCCATTAAATTGTTTAGCGTATTGGTGTCATTGGGTAGAACCAATTCGTTCATAACCGTGAACGAATTTTTAGGATTTTTTACTATTGTGCTCATATTACTGCAAAAGTAAACAAAATGTGAGACTTCATGTTATCCTATTGTTTCCACCTAATTAATAAGCAATTTTATATATGAGTAACCAAACGCTGATCCAGTATTTTCACTGGTACTATGACGAAGAACAGAAATTATGGCAAAAAGCTACAGAACAGGCTCCTGCGCTAAAAGAAATTGGGATTACCGGCGTTTGGTTCCCGCCAGCCTATAAATCTACAGCAGGTGCAGATTCTGTAGGGTACGATTGCTACGACCTGTTCGATTTAGGTGAATTTGATCAGAAAAACAGTGTGCCGACTAAATATGGTACTAAAGATGAATACCTGCAAGCCGTCAATGCTTTACATGAACAGCAGATTATGGTGCTCGCAGACGTAGTTTTTAACCATAAAGCAGGAGCCGATGAGCTGGAAAAGATAGCTGTACGCAGAGTTGACGAAAATAACAGAGAAGAATATACTTCAGACGTTTTTGAAATTGAAGCCTGGACTAAGTTTACTTTCCCCGGTAGAAAAGGAAAATATTCTGAGTTTATCTGGGATAAAAGCTGTTTCAGCGGAATCGACTGGGCTGAGGATTTACAGGAAACTTCCATATTCTCTATACAAAATGAATATGGAGAAGGTTGGGAAGATGTACCTTCTGATGAATTGGGCAACTACGATTACCTGATGTTTAATGATATTGAATTCAGAAACCAGGCTGTTCGTGAAGAATTGAAAAGATGGGGAGAATGGTATTATGAAACTAGCGGGGTAGATGGTTTCCGTTTAGATGCGGTGAAACATATAGCGACAGATTATCTGAATGAGTGGCTGGACCACATGAATGCAAAGTTTGATAAGCAATTCTTTATTATAGCTGAGAACTGGGTGGTGGATGATGTGATGAAACTGAGGAGTTATATTGATCTTACTGAAGGTAGAATGCAGTTATTTGATTCGATGTTACACCTTAACTTTCATACCGCAGCTGATGCCGGAGATGCTTATGACCTGAGTAAGATATTTGAAAATACACTAGTAGAGTCTCATCCGCAATTGTCAATTACATTTGTCGATAACCATGATTCACAGCCCTTACAAGACTTGGAGACCTATGTTGATTTCTGGTTTCGTCCATTAGCTTATGCCTTAATCCTTTTAAGAGAGCAGGGGATACCTTGCGTATTTTATACGGATTTATATGGCGCGAAATATACGGATCATGATGATAAGGGGAACGAAGCGGAAGTTGAGCTTGTTGCGCTGGAAAGCCTTCCTTTAATGACCAAATTGCGCAGAGATCTGGCTTACGGTTTTCAACGTGATTATCTGGATCATCCGAACTGCATCGGCTGGACAAGAGAGGGAATACCAGAGCTTGAAAATTCGGGTATTGCAGTGGTACTCAGTAATGGTGAGCAAGGTATTAAGAAAATGGAAATGGGGATAGGCCATGCCGGCAAAACATTCATCGATGTATTCGGTTACAGAAAAGAAGAAGTGACAATCGATGAAAATGGCTGGGCTGAATTCTTTTGTGAAGCCGGAAGTGTTTCTGCCTGGATTATAAAAGTGATTTAAAAACGTATATTATTTTTTCTGCAGATTATTAAACAGGCTGTATCCGATGAGTTCATCCCATCTGCTGCCTGGTCTGCGGAAATATACGAAAGCCTGGTAAGTGTTTTCAGTTTCAAAGAAAGAACCTTCCAAAACGGTATAGTCTACATTTCCTGTGGTATTATCTTTCCATACATACTGATAATCATATAAGCCCTGTTTCAAATAAATGCTGCCATAATACTTCTTTTGAGCAGCTACATAACTCAGTTTATTCCCTTCAGTAAGCGTAAAATTATTAAACCTGCCAACTACATAAATATCACCATCTTTACCCGGAGCAACTGTATTTAAGCTGAACTGTATATGTCCGTAATCGCTATCAGTATCATTGTCTATGTTATCCTGGTTGCGGATAAAAAACGCGCCGTTCTCATCAATTTGCTGAGTGTATTTCGGAGCTGTACCATTCAGATCTGTGAATAAAACCACATTGTTGGTACTATCCGTAAAAAGATCCTGTACATGTTCACCTTTGTAACGCACGCTGCGGAAATCAAATTTCCTGAATTCATTGCTGCCTGGAAAATCATTTCCATCCAGATCATTGTAAATCAGAGAGCCCGGTTTAACATAAGTAGGTTTGGTATTCAGTTTTGCAGTAAGCGGATTGCCATTCTGCATCAATACCAACTTAATATCCTGATAAGGATTCTGGATTGGGTTGGTGTGAAGAATATTAATATTTACCTTTTGATGGCTGAATCTTAAAGACACCTCATTGCTGGGAATCAAATCAGATTGAATATTGACCTGTGGGTCGGTTATATAAAAACGTTGTGACAATACTGGTCTGTTCACATCACCATTTTCATAAACCTTTAAGAGGTAATTGCCTGAAATCTTAGGCTTTACCTGATCATTTGGAAAGGTAAGTGAATAATGGGTAAACTTTTGAAGTGTTTTAGAAGAATAAGCGTAATCAATGATGCGGTCTTCATTCATCCCATCCAGATAGTCCAGGACAGATAAATTAGAAGATTTCCAGTCATAGGTACAATGTTCTACCGTATACCAGTAGTTTTTGCTTCCACCTCTCAGATCATCAAAAGAAAAACTCAGTTTTTCTGAAGTTCCTAAAGCGATTACCGGGATAGATTGCTCTTTTTGTGTATTGTAAAGCTGTACAGTTTTGATTTGCGAAGAATAGACTTTGTTATCGTACGTAAATTTTTGCTGTGCCTGCAAAGTTTGCAGACTAAACAAACATAAAAAGAGCAATATTCCGGTTCTGATCATTTTTATTATTCTAATTCCATGATTTCTGCTGCAAGAACTTCCCATTTATTCTGAGCAGTATCTAATAACTGTTTTGCACTCTGATATCTTTTATTGGCTTCAGCAAGTTTTGCCTGATCTGCGTAAACTGATTCATCAGCAAGTTCAGTTTCAATAGCCTTTACATTTTTTTCTAACTCAACAGTTTCCAGTTCGACTTTCTGTAACTGATCATTCAGCTTTTTCAATTGTTGCTGACTGCTTACTGTAACAGGTTTCGGCTCCGCTTTAGGCTTCACTTCTTTCTCTTGTTTTACAGGAATGCTTTTGGCAACCGGAATTTCTCTTTTACTATTCCATACTTCATACTCTGCATAAGTTCCAGGGTATTGTTTGATTTGTTCTTCTTCGATAAACCAGATTTTGTTGGCTACGTTATCTAAGAAATACCTGTCATGGGATACTGCAATGAATGTTCCCTCGAATTGTTTCAGGGCCTGGATCAGGATATTTACTGATTGGATGTCCAGGTGATTTGTTGGCTCATCCAGAATCAGGAAGTTGGAATCTGTCGTTAACGACTTCGCCAAAGCAACCCTTGATTTCTCACCTCCGGAAAGGACTTTAATTTTTTTAAATACATCATCTCCAGTAAAAAGGAAACAGCCCAGAATAGAACGAAGCTCAGTATCTGTATGTTTAGGAGCGAAAGCCTGTAACTCTTCCAGAATAGTATTACCCAGGTGTAAAGACTCTAACTGGTGCTGTGCAAAGAAAGTAGTCGTTACATTATGTCCCGTTTCACAAGATCCTTCGAAAGCTTCCACACCAGCAACCATTCTCAATAAGGTAGACTTACCCTTACCATTGGCACCAATTAAAGCAATTTTATCTCCTTTTTCAATGACAGCTTCTGCATTTTCCAGAATGTCAATGTTAGGATATCTCTTGGTAGCGTTCTCGATGCGGATTACGTGACGGCCAGAAGGCTTGGTAAATTTAAAGCTGAAGTTTACAGTAGGGTTATCATCATCCACATCGTCTACACGCTCCATTTTATCCAGTGCTTTCATCCGGGATTGCGCCATTTTAGCCTTACTCGCTTTAGCTCTGAAACGTTCAATCAGTTTTTCTTCCTGTTTGATTTTGGCCTGCTGATTCTTGAATTCTCCTTTTTGGATTTCTCCACGTAAAGATTTCTCTTCCAGGTAGTAGGTGTAGTTACCAGCATAGGTCGTTAATTTTCCTTTGCGGGATTCCACTGTACGGTTTACAATTTTATCAAGGAAGTACCTGTCGTGAGATACAATTACAATCGCCCCTTCAAATCCTGCCAGGTAAGTCTCTAACCATTTAATGGAAGGTAAATCCATGTGGTTGGTCGGCTCATCCAGTAACAGGATGTCGGGAGTCTGTAACAGAATCTTCGCAAGCATTACACGCATTCTCCATCCTCCGGAGAAAGTATTCAGCGGACGATGCTGATCGGCAGTGCTGAATCCTAAACCAGCAAGGATCTCATTTGCTTTATATTCAATGTTATAACCATCCAATGCTTCAAACTCCTGTTGCTTATCGCTCAGTTTGTTTAATACATCTTCAGAATAATCTGTTTCTATCTTTTTTAAGAGTTCTTCAATTTCATCATGTATCTGGTTCTGGCGCTCAAAAGCCTCCATGGCCACATGTAAAATGGTATGGTGAGATTCATACGAAAGTAAATCCTGGTTCAAATAGCCTATTTTTAAATCTTTAGACATTGAAATTGACCCGGATGAGGGTGCGTATTCTCCTACTATTATTTTTAAAAGTGTAGATTTTCCAGTTCCATTGGCACCAATAAGGCCAATTCTTTCTCCCGGTTTGATGTGCCAGTTCGCCTCGTCGTATAAAGCCCGGGAACCTATAAGGAATGTTAAGTCGTTTATCGAAATCATGTTGGGTGCAAAAATACAATTTTTAGGCGCATATTGTTTGAACACAGTGCATATAGCAGAGGATTTCTACGTTTTAATTACAAGTTCATGCAAATTTTGTCTCAAAAGATGAATACAGCAATTGTAATCCTATGAAATCGTTCCTATCTTCGCACTCATGTATCGTTTAATCAAGCCTTTATTTTTTAAATTTGACCCAGAGAAAGTTCATTACTTCGTAGTTCAGCGACTCAAATGGTTTCATGAACACTTCCCTTTAGGCAAAACTATCATCAGAAGTAGTTTTGATATTCATATCAAAGGACTGGAACGTGAAGTTTTTGGTATCAAATTCAGAAATCCAGTAGGTCTTGCCGCAGGTTTTGATAAAAATGGAGAATACGTTGAAGCATTAAGTGACCTTGGATTCGGATTTATCGAAGTAGGGACGGTGACACCTTTGCCTCAGCCCGGAAATGATCAGCCCAGAATGTTCAGATTGACTGAAGATGAGGCGATCATCAACAGAATGGGTTTCAATAATAAAGGAGTAGATACCCTGGCAGAACGTTTACGGGTATTGAAGCTGAAAGATAAAAGTATAGTGATTGGCGGAAACATCGGGAAAAATAAAAATACACCCAATGAAGATGCTGTTTCTGATTATGTGAAATGTTTCGACCGTTTATTTGATGTGGTAGATTATTTTGTAGTCAATGTCAGTTCTCCGAATACACCGGGCTTAAGAGCTTTGCAAGAAAAAGAACCATTGACCTTACTGCTGAAAACTTTACAGGAGCGCAACCATAAAAATGGGATATCCAGGCCTGTTTTATTAAAAATTGCCCCTGATCTGACCAATGAACAACTGGATGATATTGTAGAGATTGTGATGGAAGCTGGTATTGCCGGCGTAATTGCGACTAATACCACTATTGACCGTACAGGTTTAACTACAGCGGCAGAAATAGCAAATGAAACAGGAGGATTAAGTGGTAAGCCTTTAACTGTACGCTCCACAGAAGTGATCAGGTATTTGTCTCAGAAATCAAATAAAGCATTTCCAATTATAGGAGTAGGAGGAATTCATTCTCCGCAGGATGCCAAAGATAAAATCGAAGCTGGTGCTTCACTGGTACAATTGTATACTGGTTTCATCTATGAAGGGCCTGGTATCGTGAAAAGAATCTGTAAAGCATTGGTTTAACAACCAATGCCTGTTAAAAAATAAGGCTTGTGCAAAAATATCCGGCATAAAAAAAACCTTTCTGATTTCAGAAAGGTTTTTTTTATGCTTTTAACTTTAGAACTTATGCTCTTAAAGCTGCAGAAAGTTGATCTAATAAAAGATTGTTTTTAGCTAACTGATCTTTTTTAGGTTGTTGTGAACGACTACCTAATTCAATGTTTGTAGCTAGTTTCAAAGTTTTAACCTCTAAACGTGAAGTTGTTTTATTCTTTCTGTCTTTTCTTTTTAGTCTTGTAACTGCCATGGTCTTAACCTTTAGTTTTTTTATTTAATATAAATCTGAGGTCGAGAGCGGATTCGAACCGCTGTACGAGGTTTTGCAGACCTCTGCCTAGCCACTCGGCCACTCGACCTGTTTTGAATTCAGGTTGCAAAAATAGCAATTAATACTTAACCTGCAATTTATTTCTGAAAATTTCTGCTAATATCTGCACAAAAAATTGCTGCCGACACCGCAACGTTCAATGACTCAGCCTCTCCGACTCTTGGAATCGTTACCGGATTATTAATTAGAATATTCACTTCATCACTCACACCCTGCCCTTCATTGCCTAAAATGACAAGGCCTTCAGTTCCCCATTTTGTTTCATAAAGACTATTCCCATTCAGCATTGCACCAAAAACAGGAAGCTTAATATCTTTCAGCCAGACCGGCAATTCCTGATAACTCACATTCACCCTGCACAAAGAACCCATAGTTGCCTGTACAGTTTTCGGATTATAAACTTCTACCGTGTTTAAAGAACAGATTACATTTTTAAATCCAAACCAGTCCGCGGTTCTGATAATTGTCCCCAGGTTCCCCGGATCTTGTATACCATCCAGGACAAGAGAGAAACGGCCATGCAGTGTACTTTTATCAAAGTCAGCAGTTTCAGGAATATGAACCAGTGCCAGAATGCCTTGTGGGGCCTGTAAAGTACTTATCTTCTCTAATTCGGCATTGTTTACTTCAAATAACTTTATATTTGAAGGTAATTTAGGTAGTAAAGACTGATATTGGGCCAGAAAATAGATGCTATGAATCTGGTAAGCTGAAGGAATGAATTCTACTATTGATTTTATTCCTTCAATAATAAATAGCCCATGCGCTTTGCGGTACTTTTTTTGATGTAACGATTTTATAAAACTTATCTGAGACTTTGAAAGCATATTCAATTTGTAAAAAGAAATTCCAGTTTCCCGCAATATTACTATTTATTATTCTTTTTGCTGCTGCCTGTTCCTCTACAAAATTTATTGAGAGCAATCAATCGATAGTAAAAGTAGTTCAAATAGATAGTATTCCTTCCAGGTATAAAGAAGAGGCGATGAATTATATTCAGAAAGATATTCGTCCTGCATCCCGCCTTGGAATTAATGTTGGGCTGTACAATATGTTTTATACCTTATTCAAGACAAAAGCGGTAGGTAAAAAAGCACCTGTACTGGATAGTACACTGGTGGAAATTTCCAGAGGTCAGGTTGAAAAGTATCTGATGAGCAAGGGCTATTTTATGGCAAAAGTCAGAACAGAAATCAAAGTGAAAAATCAGCGTGCACAAGTCGATTTTATCGCCACTCCGGGGCCTGCTTTTTTTATAGGAAAAGTAACGACTACTATTCCTGATCCGGCTGTCAGAAAGTTGTATAAAGAGGATAAATCGTTTAATAGTCATTTGCATGAAGGCGTTCAATATGATGATGACTCTCTTTCGGTTGAACGGGAGCAGATTTATACCATGATGAAAGAGCATGGTTATTATGACTTCTCCAGGCCTTATGTAAGATTTGAGGTAGATTCTACCCTAAACAAGAGCCGGGCGAATGTGGCGCTGTTTATCGATACTCCTGCAAATAAGGGAAGTCACACGCAATATATGATTGGAGAAACCAATATATTGGTTGCGCCCTCAACAGATGGTTTTACCGATTCAATCACCTTAAACCCACGTATTTTCAGGGGTATTCGTTATACTGATTTATCGAAACGTTTCAGAAGAAACCCAATTGTCAGATATGATTTCTTAAAACAAGGGGAGGTTTATGATGTCAATAAAGAGACTTTAACCTATGACCGTTTATATGAGCTGAACGTTTTTAAAAACGTGAAGATCGAATATGTAAAATCCAAAGACAGTGCAAATATTCTGAATCCGCTGATTCAGTTAACGCCACAGAAGCGGATGAGTAACCGCGTAGAGGGGGAAGTTCCTTTTAATGCCGGTACAGTAGGGTTTACCCTGAGCAATACTTATACGAATAATAATATTTTCAGAGGAGCAGAACGTTTTGAATTCCAGGTAAAAGGTGGGCTTCAGTCCAGAATCGGACAAGGAGGATCATTGTTCAGTGATATTTATCAGCGGGATTTCTCTGTGAGCGCTAACCTGGCAATACCAAGGTTGATGGTTCCATTCAGTATTCCTTTAATGGGTAGAAATGGGATGCCAACCACCACGTTTTCCAGTAGTTATATCTATTCGCTGCAAAAAGATTTCTTTGTACGCCGGGCATTGCTGAATTCCATTACTTATGAATGGGTAGAGACGAAATCGAAACTGCATTCCTTTACCCCGCTCAATTTTGAATACAGGTTTGGAGGATTATTGATTGATACGACTACTTTAGAAGGAAGAACTACTTTTCTGAATAATATTTATAATATCAACCTGCTGACCAGAAAAGATCTGACGATAGGGATGAAATATGCCTATTCCCTGAATGCAAATAAACTGCTTCTCAATAAAAGCTTTATTTATTTCCGCGGAAATATTGATATCGCTGGTAATATGCTGGATGGGATCTCCAGGATTATTGATACGAAGCATGATCCTTCTAAAGGTGATTATGCGAAGATTCTGGGTTTACCTTTTAACCAGTATGTGCGTCCCGAAGTCGATATACGCTGGTATAAAAGTTTAGGTTTGGACAGACAATTTATAGCACGTATCAACGGAGGTGTAGGGGTTGCTTATGGTAACTCAGTAGCCGTTCCTTTTGAAAAATTATTCTTTGCTGGTGGTGCCAGCGGAGTCAGAGCGTGGCAGGCCAGAACGCTGGGTCCGGGTAATTATAACCGCGGAATCAGTTTGCCTACGGAACAGCAGCGGAGAATATCCTATGGTATAGATCAGTTGGGACAAATGCATATTGAAGCTAACCTGGAGTACCGTTATAAATTAATTAATAACTTTTTTGGTGCGAAGCTTAAAGGTGCCGTATTCCTGGATGCTGGTAACATATGGAATATATCTCCGGGCAATCCAAATCCTGAGACCTATTTTAATTTTAAAAACCTGGGCAATCAGATTGGTGTAGGTACCGGTGTGGGATTCAGATATGATTTACAATATTTTGTATTCAGATTTGATGTTGGTCTGAAGTTGAGAGATCCCCAGTTTGAACCTAAAAATCAGTGGGTGATTGAGAAATTGTTTAGCGGAAGGAAAGAGTTTCAGGATGCTTATAAGCTGGCTAACAGCCCGGATACTTACCGGTTTTTCCAATACAACTTTGGTATAGGATTGCCATTCTAAAAAATGCATAAAAAAACAGGGTATATCAATTGATATACCCTGTTTTTTTATGCATCAGATAACCTTAAAATGCCCTTTTCAAAGTGTCAAATATGGTTTCAAAGAAAGTAGAAAGGTTCAGGCCATTGCTGTGGTTAAAGTAGATAAAGATCAATAAGATAACCACTGCATAAATAATCAGTTTACGGAAGGCAAAAGCAATGAAAACCAGCAATACAGGGAAAAGAATCATCCAGATGCTATTGATCGTGAACGGGTTCAGGTTTCCTTCTTTTTTATAGACATAAAGCAATTTACTGTGTGTGCCTTTATCATTCTGATGTTTTACATAAACAAAAGCTGATTTATCAATTTGCAAAGGCAGAATAGCTACGCCATCATTGAATTTTAAAGTTTGTGTAAAACCACTTACCGTAAAGGTATAAAGGCCATTAATTTTTTCCAGCGGACGATCAAGCGAATCGGCAGCAATAATGGCGAGTTTGCTGTTTTTGAGTAAGCTTTCTTTAACGATGAAATTGTCGATGTCTGACTTTTGAGCATAGCCAGCGCTGGAAATCAGCAGGAATAATAAACAGTAATATATTGTTTTCATTTTTCTTGATATAGTTTTATTCAGGAGCAGGCACCTTATGATTTTACTCAATGGAGCGCTTATTATATATGAGATACCCCAAATGTAGTAAAACGCCGTTTCTTTTTATCGGATCATCATATAAATTATAACTCAGGCTGACCGGGCCGACCGGTGTGTGGTAAACCAGGCCTGCTGTTCCCGCATAATGAATATGGTTAAATGTCGGACTGTTTTTTACATCCTGAAATCCATTCTGAGTAATTTCCTGGTAAGGCAGAAATAGAAATGCTTCTACTCTGAGGTCTAAGTTCTTGCGGATCTTGTAAATGTTTTTTAAGCCTCCTGCCAGATAAGTACTCGCCCTGAATTTTTCCAGGAATAAAGATCTGCTGTCCTGTAACGGATAAAATGCTGGAGCAGCCAGCAACGTGGAATAGTAGTTTGAAAACAGCGGCTGATTCGATATTACTCCCTCTAACAGGTATCCAAGGGTGTACCTGCCTTTGTGAAAGAAATAATTTTCATCACTTAATTTAGCATTAAACCAGGCTCTGTGTTTTTCGTTTTGCTCGATATCTGCTAAAATCCCGCTATTTCTGGAAATATTACCGGGGGTATAAGTTTCCACACCATTGAAATAATTAACACTGAGCAGGAAATTCCTGCCACGTGTAGCATATTGTTTCCGGTTAAAAGTATGCTGTTCGAAAGCTACCGTAGTTCTGGATCCGTTAAAAACAGTTTTATCTAAAATGTCACCAATATTAAATGAATTGGTAGGACTATAATGATCATTGTTATTGATAAATGAAGTGCTGAGCGTGATCCTGGTATTGCGGTTCAATGGGATTCCTGCTTTAAGTTCAATCTTTCTGTCCGACTGCTCAATGTAAGTTGGATGTGGATTCTCAATGAAAATCTGGCTGGTATTATAGAAATTAAAGTGGTTATAAGTCATTTCCCCACTTAAAAAGAAAGGTAATTTTGAAGGATAATCAATGCGGCCATTGAGTTGAACAGACTCATAAAAACGACCCGAATAAAAATTTGTACCGAAAGTATAAGCTTTGCGGTCGAGATAGTTATACTGCAAACCCAGAAATACATTACTGATTGGCCGGCTGGAAATATTACCACCAAAATCAAGCTTAAAACTTCTTTTGGGTTTAGCGATAATTCCGAAAATATAATTATCAGATTCAGGATTGTAGGTTATTTTCGGGTAAATGGTTTCAAAAGTCTCATCGGCCACCAGTTTATAATAACCCTGTTTGATGTCTGCCAGATTAAAGGTTGGTTTATCGCTTTTAAACAAGCGTTCGATATAACGTTTCTGCTGGCTGTTTACACCCGTTACTTCCACATCACTAAATACCAGCTGCGGTTTTTTGTTGTTAAAAATGCTTCTTTTGAGCGCGAGTTCTTCTTTGCTGACCCTGCGTTGTAC from Pedobacter sp. WC2423 carries:
- a CDS encoding ABC-F family ATP-binding cassette domain-containing protein, with product MISINDLTFLIGSRALYDEANWHIKPGERIGLIGANGTGKSTLLKIIVGEYAPSSGSISMSKDLKIGYLNQDLLSYESHHTILHVAMEAFERQNQIHDEIEELLKKIETDYSEDVLNKLSDKQQEFEALDGYNIEYKANEILAGLGFSTADQHRPLNTFSGGWRMRVMLAKILLQTPDILLLDEPTNHMDLPSIKWLETYLAGFEGAIVIVSHDRYFLDKIVNRTVESRKGKLTTYAGNYTYYLEEKSLRGEIQKGEFKNQQAKIKQEEKLIERFRAKASKAKMAQSRMKALDKMERVDDVDDDNPTVNFSFKFTKPSGRHVIRIENATKRYPNIDILENAEAVIEKGDKIALIGANGKGKSTLLRMVAGVEAFEGSCETGHNVTTTFFAQHQLESLHLGNTILEELQAFAPKHTDTELRSILGCFLFTGDDVFKKIKVLSGGEKSRVALAKSLTTDSNFLILDEPTNHLDIQSVNILIQALKQFEGTFIAVSHDRYFLDNVANKIWFIEEEQIKQYPGTYAEYEVWNSKREIPVAKSIPVKQEKEVKPKAEPKPVTVSSQQQLKKLNDQLQKVELETVELEKNVKAIETELADESVYADQAKLAEANKRYQSAKQLLDTAQNKWEVLAAEIMELE
- a CDS encoding sodium:proton antiporter gives rise to the protein MTTYTTLIILSGLVIFSYLFDLVASKTKLPSVLLLLLLGIGLHVLVDQLHIQTFDFLKVLPTLGTVGLILIVFEGALELKYEREKNKLIRGAFLSAFFILAATVSAITLIIYQITGQDFYRCFTNAIPFSVISSAIAIPSAAALTGKSKEFIIYESSFSDILGIILFNFAVTNPHISISSFTGLGLSTLLIIILSIISCILLLYLMGKISHHIKFFLIISILILVYAVGQSYHLSSLVLVLSFGLFLNNADAIEHFYFRSMFIYKNLSKDLEQLHQLSAETAFIIRTFFFVIFGFTMNIYELNNGITLMNGVFILMTIYLIRIIYLKLFRKENSGTESVIAPRGLISILLYYNLPPSLRLPEIGTSFLFLVVLGSSLVMSIGLLASKKMVKAEISA
- a CDS encoding alpha-amylase, whose protein sequence is MSNQTLIQYFHWYYDEEQKLWQKATEQAPALKEIGITGVWFPPAYKSTAGADSVGYDCYDLFDLGEFDQKNSVPTKYGTKDEYLQAVNALHEQQIMVLADVVFNHKAGADELEKIAVRRVDENNREEYTSDVFEIEAWTKFTFPGRKGKYSEFIWDKSCFSGIDWAEDLQETSIFSIQNEYGEGWEDVPSDELGNYDYLMFNDIEFRNQAVREELKRWGEWYYETSGVDGFRLDAVKHIATDYLNEWLDHMNAKFDKQFFIIAENWVVDDVMKLRSYIDLTEGRMQLFDSMLHLNFHTAADAGDAYDLSKIFENTLVESHPQLSITFVDNHDSQPLQDLETYVDFWFRPLAYALILLREQGIPCVFYTDLYGAKYTDHDDKGNEAEVELVALESLPLMTKLRRDLAYGFQRDYLDHPNCIGWTREGIPELENSGIAVVLSNGEQGIKKMEMGIGHAGKTFIDVFGYRKEEVTIDENGWAEFFCEAGSVSAWIIKVI
- a CDS encoding acyl-CoA thioesterase; translation: MSTIVKNPKNSFTVMNELVLPNDTNTLNNLMGGRLLHWMDIAAAISAQKHCNRIVVTASVDNVSFKQPIKLGDVITIEAKVTRAFHTSVEVRMDVWAENIPSGTRVKSNEAYYTFVAVDQSGRTIPVPELLPETEDEIELYAGALRRRQLRLILAGKMKANDAIELKALFFNE
- a CDS encoding DUF5103 domain-containing protein — encoded protein: MIRTGILLFLCLFSLQTLQAQQKFTYDNKVYSSQIKTVQLYNTQKEQSIPVIALGTSEKLSFSFDDLRGGSKNYWYTVEHCTYDWKSSNLSVLDYLDGMNEDRIIDYAYSSKTLQKFTHYSLTFPNDQVKPKISGNYLLKVYENGDVNRPVLSQRFYITDPQVNIQSDLIPSNEVSLRFSHQKVNINILHTNPIQNPYQDIKLVLMQNGNPLTAKLNTKPTYVKPGSLIYNDLDGNDFPGSNEFRKFDFRSVRYKGEHVQDLFTDSTNNVVLFTDLNGTAPKYTQQIDENGAFFIRNQDNIDNDTDSDYGHIQFSLNTVAPGKDGDIYVVGRFNNFTLTEGNKLSYVAAQKKYYGSIYLKQGLYDYQYVWKDNTTGNVDYTVLEGSFFETENTYQAFVYFRRPGSRWDELIGYSLFNNLQKK